From Oscillospiraceae bacterium CM, a single genomic window includes:
- a CDS encoding 5-bromo-4-chloroindolyl phosphate hydrolysis family protein has translation MNNGFTNGGRDASGDIFSWVVIVICLLAFWPLGLFLLIRKITVKPLGTQSANRQGTGYGNSANAPRYGESASGTPTENKVQNAQAGRYQKTAHGNKEASEAAQGGAPKPKKPIKVPGQGLATWLLLLGLVFIAAGGASLLAGIQGLISLGLAGSVPFSFAMAGFFLSGGIISLITRGFVKKRTRRLNTSAAVIAGRDAVPVAEIAEAIGCSLKRARADLENLLECGCFGPFAYIDTSLDSFVISFEAAEKARSAASAPVEAQDGETADGVSNPFVSVVSQLHMICARTSDPVICGKITQIETLTIKIFKTVEDHPEKRPLIRRFMNYYLPTTLKLLHTYETLEKQGIDGENITTAKQDIERILDTLTAGFKQQLDNLFQSDKLDISSDITVLENLLTQDGLKDDGNILKTAGGS, from the coding sequence TTGAATAACGGCTTTACAAATGGTGGGCGCGATGCGTCGGGCGATATTTTTTCATGGGTCGTCATCGTCATCTGTCTGTTGGCCTTCTGGCCGCTCGGCCTTTTCCTGCTGATCCGGAAAATCACCGTTAAGCCGCTGGGTACCCAGAGCGCGAACCGGCAGGGCACGGGGTACGGCAATTCGGCCAATGCGCCGCGTTACGGTGAAAGCGCATCAGGCACGCCCACGGAAAACAAGGTGCAGAATGCGCAGGCGGGCCGATATCAAAAGACGGCTCACGGCAATAAAGAGGCGTCGGAAGCTGCTCAAGGCGGTGCGCCTAAGCCCAAAAAGCCGATCAAGGTTCCGGGGCAGGGGCTTGCAACCTGGCTTTTACTGCTCGGGCTTGTTTTTATCGCCGCAGGCGGCGCGTCTTTACTGGCCGGAATACAGGGGCTGATCAGTCTTGGTCTTGCCGGTTCTGTTCCTTTCAGTTTTGCCATGGCCGGATTTTTCCTGTCCGGCGGGATTATCTCCCTGATAACGCGCGGCTTTGTTAAAAAACGCACGCGCCGCCTGAACACCTCGGCGGCCGTCATAGCCGGACGAGACGCCGTCCCCGTCGCTGAGATTGCCGAGGCCATCGGCTGCTCTTTAAAGAGAGCGCGTGCCGATCTGGAGAATTTGCTCGAGTGTGGCTGTTTCGGCCCCTTTGCCTATATTGACACATCCCTTGACAGTTTTGTCATCTCCTTTGAGGCAGCCGAAAAGGCGCGGAGCGCCGCGTCTGCGCCTGTTGAGGCGCAAGACGGTGAGACAGCCGATGGCGTCTCCAACCCCTTCGTCAGCGTCGTCAGCCAGCTTCATATGATCTGCGCTAGGACGTCAGACCCCGTCATCTGCGGTAAAATTACGCAGATTGAAACGCTGACGATCAAAATCTTCAAAACTGTTGAAGATCATCCGGAAAAGCGCCCGCTCATCCGTCGTTTTATGAACTACTATCTGCCGACGACACTCAAGCTCCTCCACACGTATGAAACACTTGAAAAGCAAGGCATTGACGGCGAGAATATTACAACGGCCAAGCAGGACATTGAGCGCATCCTTGACACGCTAACGGCCGGTTTTAAGCAGCAATTGGACAACCTGTTTCAGTCGGATAAGCTCGATATCTCCTCGGACATCACCGTCCTTGAAAACCTCCTGACGCAGGACGGCTTGAAGGACGACGGTAACATTCTCAAAACAGCCGGTGGCTCGTGA
- the thrS gene encoding threonine--tRNA ligase, translating to MPDALYTFENENYKNAYRHTTSHILAQAVKRLFPDTKLAIGPAITDGFYYDFDAPEPFGPEVLEQLEAEMKKIIKEKLPLERFELPRDQAVALMEERGEPYKVELIGDLPEDAVISFYRQGDFVDLCAGPHLDSTGRVKANAFKLTSCTGAYWRGDSSKKMLQRVYGTCFMTKDVLDAYLERVEEAKRRDHNKIGRELGYFTTVDVIGQGLPILMPNGARVIQLLSRFVEDEEQRRGYQLTKTPFMAKRELYKISGHWDHYREGMFILGEPDDETTECFALRPMTCPFQYQVFLNSMRSYRDLPMRLGETSTLFRNEDSGEMHGLIRVRQFTISEGHLILRPDQLEEEFKGCLELAKFMLETLGLEGDCTYRFSQWDPNNTAKYEGTAEQWNAAQALMGKILDHLGIDYKIGIDEAAFYGPKLDIQIKNVHGKEDTLITIQIDMLLAEKFGMEYVDADGSKKRPYIIHRTSIGCYERTLALLLEKYAGALPLWLMPEQVRVLPITDRTADYADQITKTLRASGFRAETDRRSEKIGYKIREAQLQKIPYMLVLGDKEAETNTVTVRTRAGGDQGAMALADFLAAITEERDSRAIK from the coding sequence ATGCCGGACGCGCTTTACACATTTGAAAATGAAAATTATAAAAATGCCTATCGTCATACGACGTCACATATTCTGGCACAGGCCGTCAAACGCCTCTTTCCCGATACAAAGCTCGCCATTGGCCCTGCCATAACTGACGGTTTTTATTATGATTTTGACGCGCCGGAGCCGTTCGGACCCGAGGTGCTGGAACAGCTTGAAGCCGAAATGAAGAAGATCATCAAAGAAAAGCTGCCGCTCGAGCGCTTTGAGCTGCCGCGCGACCAGGCCGTAGCGCTCATGGAAGAGCGCGGGGAGCCATATAAGGTTGAGCTGATTGGTGATCTTCCGGAGGACGCCGTCATCAGCTTTTACAGGCAGGGTGACTTCGTCGACCTGTGCGCCGGCCCGCATCTCGACAGCACCGGGCGCGTCAAAGCCAATGCCTTTAAGCTGACAAGCTGCACGGGTGCTTACTGGCGCGGCGACTCGAGCAAAAAAATGCTTCAGCGCGTTTACGGTACGTGTTTTATGACAAAGGATGTGCTTGACGCCTATTTAGAACGTGTTGAGGAGGCCAAGCGCCGCGACCACAATAAGATCGGCCGTGAACTCGGTTACTTTACAACGGTCGACGTCATTGGGCAGGGCTTGCCGATCCTGATGCCGAACGGCGCACGCGTCATTCAGCTTCTGTCCCGCTTTGTGGAGGATGAGGAGCAGCGCCGCGGTTATCAGCTCACAAAAACGCCGTTCATGGCCAAGCGGGAGCTTTATAAAATCTCCGGCCACTGGGATCACTACCGCGAGGGCATGTTCATCCTCGGTGAACCGGACGACGAAACGACGGAGTGCTTTGCCCTGCGCCCGATGACGTGCCCGTTCCAGTATCAGGTGTTTTTAAACAGCATGCGCTCATACCGCGATCTGCCAATGCGTCTTGGTGAGACATCCACCCTCTTCCGCAACGAGGATTCCGGCGAAATGCACGGCTTGATTCGCGTGCGTCAGTTCACTATTTCAGAAGGCCACCTCATCCTGCGCCCCGACCAACTGGAGGAGGAATTTAAAGGCTGCCTGGAGCTGGCAAAATTCATGCTGGAGACGCTCGGCCTCGAGGGCGACTGCACCTATCGTTTCTCCCAGTGGGACCCGAACAATACCGCCAAATACGAGGGCACAGCCGAGCAGTGGAACGCGGCGCAGGCACTGATGGGCAAAATCCTTGACCATCTCGGTATCGACTACAAAATTGGCATTGACGAGGCGGCCTTTTACGGCCCGAAGCTTGATATTCAGATCAAAAACGTCCACGGCAAAGAGGACACGCTCATCACCATCCAGATCGATATGCTGCTGGCCGAGAAGTTCGGCATGGAGTATGTCGACGCCGACGGCTCAAAGAAGCGGCCGTATATCATTCACCGCACTTCCATCGGCTGCTATGAGCGCACGCTCGCTCTGCTGCTCGAAAAATACGCCGGCGCTCTGCCGCTGTGGCTGATGCCGGAGCAGGTTCGCGTCCTCCCGATTACCGACAGAACGGCTGATTACGCCGATCAGATCACAAAGACGCTCCGCGCCAGCGGCTTTCGGGCGGAAACGGACCGTCGCAGTGAAAAAATCGGCTATAAAATCCGTGAGGCACAGCTTCAAAAAATCCCGTATATGCTTGTCCTTGGCGATAAAGAAGCTGAGACAAACACCGTCACCGTACGCACGCGTGCAGGCGGCGATCAGGGCGCGATGGCCCTTGCCGATTTCCTGGCAGCCATCACGGAAGAGCGGGATTCGCGCGCTATTAAATAA
- the spoVAC gene encoding stage V sporulation protein AC, which produces MDMSKKDYKKFVEKKSPNSPLAANMVKAFISGGLICVIGEVILNGYTSLGLTPDGAGAATSVTLVFAGALLTGLKVYDNLAKFSGAGTLVPITGFANSVAAPALEFKSEGLITGMSAKMFIIAGPVIVFGTMASVLYGLFYFLVKLAQGA; this is translated from the coding sequence ATGGATATGTCAAAAAAAGACTATAAGAAATTTGTAGAGAAAAAATCGCCTAATTCGCCGCTCGCTGCCAACATGGTGAAAGCATTTATATCCGGCGGGCTTATTTGCGTCATCGGTGAGGTCATATTAAACGGCTATACAAGCCTGGGACTCACGCCCGATGGCGCGGGGGCGGCGACATCAGTCACACTCGTGTTTGCCGGGGCGCTCTTAACGGGTCTTAAAGTATACGACAATCTTGCGAAATTTTCAGGTGCGGGAACGCTTGTGCCGATTACCGGCTTTGCCAATTCCGTCGCCGCACCGGCGCTGGAATTTAAAAGCGAGGGGCTTATTACTGGCATGAGCGCCAAAATGTTTATCATCGCCGGCCCCGTTATCGTTTTCGGCACGATGGCGTCGGTGCTGTACGGGCTTTTTTATTTTCTGGTGAAGCTGGCTCAAGGCGCATAA
- a CDS encoding aminoacyl-tRNA hydrolase — MLFKKSGPVDWLVVFLGNPGAVYSKTRHNAGFMTADVFEKAGVRINRLKFKALTGSADIDGVKLFLMKPQTYMNLSGDAVREAMAFYKLPLERVIVVSDDVALLPGKLRIRRDGTAGGHNGLKDIIAKCGGDSFIRVKIGVGKPAHPDFEMADWVLSTLFGSELQQLEAAAETAAAAVKTIVTSGVDTAMNRYN, encoded by the coding sequence ATGTTGTTTAAGAAAAGCGGCCCCGTCGACTGGCTTGTCGTTTTTTTGGGGAATCCCGGTGCCGTCTACAGCAAAACGCGGCACAACGCCGGCTTTATGACGGCGGATGTTTTTGAAAAAGCAGGCGTCAGAATAAACCGCCTGAAATTCAAAGCATTAACAGGCTCGGCCGATATTGACGGCGTCAAGCTCTTTCTGATGAAACCGCAAACGTATATGAATCTGAGCGGCGATGCCGTCCGGGAGGCTATGGCATTTTACAAGCTGCCGCTTGAGCGCGTCATTGTCGTCTCCGACGATGTGGCCTTGCTGCCCGGCAAGCTCAGAATCCGGCGTGACGGTACGGCGGGCGGGCACAACGGCCTAAAGGATATTATCGCCAAATGCGGCGGCGACAGCTTCATCCGCGTTAAAATCGGCGTCGGCAAACCTGCGCATCCTGATTTCGAAATGGCCGACTGGGTGCTCTCCACACTTTTCGGCAGTGAGCTCCAGCAGCTCGAAGCGGCGGCGGAAACAGCGGCGGCGGCTGTGAAGACCATCGTCACGTCCGGTGTTGACACGGCGATGAATCGATATAATTGA
- the sleB gene encoding spore cortex-lytic enzyme, whose amino-acid sequence MANKRKLILSLAVIFALNIALISLIQFLQSAQAATYRRGSTGSVVTEIQQRLSDWGYYDNGIDGVYGEQTESAVRYFQSKNGLTVDGVAGDETLAAIGVNGGSGSTARSNDMELLARLISAEARGEPYSGQVAVGAVVLNRTKHPAFPHSISGVVYQPGAFTCLDDGQFYAPVSDSAYNAARDALNGWDPSGGAIYYFNPNTATSAWIWSRPLLVIIGDHRFCS is encoded by the coding sequence GTGGCAAACAAACGAAAGCTGATTTTATCGCTGGCTGTCATTTTCGCACTCAACATCGCGCTCATTTCGCTCATCCAATTCTTGCAGTCGGCACAGGCTGCCACATATAGAAGAGGCTCGACGGGCTCTGTTGTTACAGAGATTCAGCAGCGCCTGTCCGACTGGGGTTATTATGACAATGGGATTGACGGGGTATACGGTGAGCAGACGGAATCGGCTGTCCGATATTTTCAGAGCAAAAACGGACTGACGGTTGACGGGGTTGCAGGGGATGAAACGCTCGCGGCCATTGGCGTCAACGGGGGGTCTGGCTCGACGGCGCGCTCAAACGACATGGAGCTTTTAGCACGCCTCATCTCTGCCGAGGCCCGCGGCGAGCCGTATTCCGGGCAGGTCGCCGTCGGTGCCGTCGTCCTCAACAGGACGAAGCATCCGGCCTTCCCCCATTCGATTTCAGGTGTCGTTTATCAGCCGGGTGCCTTTACCTGCCTCGACGATGGGCAATTCTACGCACCCGTGTCTGACAGCGCATACAACGCCGCGCGGGACGCTTTAAACGGCTGGGATCCTTCCGGCGGCGCGATTTACTATTTTAATCCGAACACGGCGACGAGCGCGTGGATTTGGTCACGCCCGCTTCTCGTTATTATCGGGGACCATCGCTTTTGTTCATAA
- a CDS encoding S-layer homology domain-containing protein — MKRYIKAAATAALLALLVSIASNVMAVSTVQYLGTYRKDTENMRSAEAVFSQQAYPESTDYTVGDYESFIETAAEQFVARDTDFTIAYINVSFSTFTAIVPDQIWDDIFSADLPETTSDLDYLSSNMVGYMYMSRTWSNGTAAYKFTQSYLTTQQQEDYVDAAVETILEQLDIGESSQYEKIKAVHDYIKQQVDYDYTLEKYSAYDGLYSKRTVCNGYALLLYKMLLEAGVPVRIITGQARNSSDGHAWNIAQIGKYWYNIDVTWDDTGRTSAYFLKNDAAFSDHDRDPEYDTAAFYAEYPMSPVNFNSSRDVTLVASITFPSSEGVYTVGDTFTLTPTISPADATNKTLRWYSIGSYGSVVDSAGHVTVDRAGTVYVVAEATDGSGVAAMYQITAYDNAAVSPWAQADVAALAARGVVPEALASSYQSSITRAEFTALMVNIYEYAAGDYTAPTETPFTDISSSPYAAEIAKGYALGIVSGQSPTTFGPNGTLTREQCAKIIGATVAAVTSVPVSSSSPLPYQDASRISAWALLYVRYAYENGLMTGTGTNFEPQGLLSREQAMTIAERMIEKYAW, encoded by the coding sequence ATGAAAAGGTACATAAAAGCGGCCGCGACGGCCGCCCTTCTCGCGCTGCTTGTATCCATCGCGTCAAACGTTATGGCGGTCAGCACGGTGCAGTATCTGGGCACGTACCGGAAAGACACCGAGAACATGCGCTCAGCCGAAGCTGTGTTTTCTCAGCAGGCGTACCCCGAGAGCACAGATTACACCGTCGGTGATTACGAGAGCTTTATTGAAACGGCCGCCGAGCAGTTTGTCGCGCGTGATACCGATTTCACGATTGCGTATATAAATGTCAGCTTTAGCACGTTCACTGCGATTGTCCCAGATCAGATTTGGGACGATATCTTTTCGGCTGATCTCCCAGAGACGACATCGGATCTTGATTATCTGTCTAGTAACATGGTTGGGTATATGTATATGAGCCGTACATGGTCAAATGGCACCGCTGCCTATAAATTCACGCAGTCGTACCTGACAACACAGCAACAGGAAGATTATGTGGACGCGGCTGTCGAAACGATCCTCGAGCAGCTTGACATCGGTGAGAGCAGCCAGTATGAAAAAATCAAAGCCGTTCATGATTACATAAAACAGCAGGTTGACTATGATTATACGCTAGAAAAGTATTCGGCTTATGACGGACTTTATTCTAAGAGAACAGTCTGCAACGGGTACGCGTTATTGTTGTATAAAATGCTCCTGGAGGCTGGTGTGCCGGTCAGAATTATCACTGGCCAAGCCAGAAATTCAAGTGACGGCCATGCCTGGAATATTGCGCAGATCGGGAAGTACTGGTACAATATCGACGTAACCTGGGATGATACGGGAAGGACGTCGGCCTATTTTCTAAAAAACGATGCCGCGTTTTCAGACCACGATCGGGATCCTGAATACGATACAGCCGCGTTTTACGCGGAATACCCCATGTCGCCCGTCAACTTTAACAGTTCGCGTGATGTCACGCTTGTTGCCTCTATCACGTTCCCTTCCAGCGAGGGGGTTTATACCGTCGGCGATACGTTTACGCTGACGCCGACGATAAGCCCGGCAGACGCGACAAACAAGACCCTCCGCTGGTATTCGATAGGGTCTTACGGCAGCGTGGTTGACAGCGCCGGCCACGTCACGGTCGATCGCGCGGGCACGGTTTATGTCGTCGCCGAGGCGACGGATGGCAGCGGCGTCGCTGCGATGTATCAAATCACGGCCTATGATAACGCCGCTGTCAGCCCATGGGCGCAGGCCGATGTTGCAGCGCTGGCAGCCCGCGGCGTCGTGCCGGAGGCACTCGCCTCAAGCTATCAGAGCAGCATCACGCGCGCCGAGTTCACGGCGCTCATGGTGAATATTTACGAATATGCGGCTGGGGACTATACAGCGCCTACTGAAACCCCGTTTACCGATATTTCCAGCAGTCCATACGCCGCTGAAATTGCAAAGGGCTACGCTCTCGGCATCGTCAGCGGCCAAAGCCCAACGACGTTTGGGCCAAATGGTACGCTGACGCGTGAGCAGTGCGCAAAAATCATCGGCGCAACTGTTGCGGCGGTCACAAGCGTGCCGGTGTCATCGTCATCACCGCTGCCGTATCAGGACGCTTCTCGGATTAGCGCCTGGGCGCTTTTATATGTTCGGTATGCTTATGAAAACGGCTTGATGACGGGAACGGGTACCAATTTTGAACCGCAAGGTCTTTTATCACGCGAACAGGCCATGACGATTGCCGAGCGTATGATTGAGAAATACGCCTGGTAG
- a CDS encoding trypsin-like peptidase domain-containing protein: MLNDDGMRNDETQAAQPSENLMPESAVEVGENPETTAAIPDEATPPSTQPPEGQTGEPPKTSGYVYEAPWQEPVYREVGVAAPPPFSPGYHSAPFKDYGHFQPAPPKPKKPRKPLSGFAKAVCLVLACAIASAGSTYGVIQVTNYRNNATQNKVIIGSSSNGASNNGQGTSSNVSPGTEMAAEDIYAMAVNQVVGVNSQMKTNVFGESSSSAVSGSGFIISADGYIVTNYHVIEYAVKNGYELTVMMHDGKSYPAKIVGYEQDNDLAVIKIDQTGLSAVTIGSSKNMQVGDRVFAVGNPLGELDYTMTNGIVSALDRVIPIDEATKINMFQIDAAVNPGNSGGPVYNSKGEIIGIVSAKYASSSVPVEGLGFAIPIDDAMNIITQLMTTGHVSGKPSMGITVSTVTSAAAQYYNWVEGAYVNSVEPGSCADKAGIKVGDIITKLGDTAVTSSDTLKAAKKNYKAGETAKVTIRREGKDITLSITFDEEGVTQTTSENG, encoded by the coding sequence ATGCTCAATGACGACGGAATGAGAAATGATGAAACCCAGGCCGCGCAGCCGTCGGAAAATTTAATGCCGGAAAGCGCTGTGGAGGTTGGTGAGAATCCGGAGACAACGGCAGCTATCCCGGATGAAGCGACACCGCCAAGCACCCAGCCGCCTGAAGGACAGACAGGCGAGCCGCCAAAGACGAGCGGATACGTCTATGAGGCGCCATGGCAGGAGCCTGTTTACCGAGAAGTTGGAGTAGCTGCGCCACCGCCGTTTTCACCGGGGTATCACAGCGCGCCCTTTAAAGACTATGGGCATTTTCAGCCAGCGCCGCCCAAGCCAAAAAAGCCCAGAAAGCCGCTTAGCGGTTTTGCAAAAGCCGTGTGCCTTGTTCTGGCGTGCGCCATAGCCAGCGCCGGTTCAACGTACGGTGTTATTCAGGTTACAAATTACAGAAACAACGCAACGCAGAATAAAGTTATCATCGGCTCGTCATCAAACGGGGCATCAAACAACGGGCAAGGCACATCGTCTAACGTCTCGCCTGGGACAGAAATGGCAGCGGAGGATATTTACGCTATGGCTGTCAATCAAGTTGTTGGTGTTAACTCGCAGATGAAGACGAACGTTTTTGGGGAGTCTTCGTCATCGGCCGTTTCAGGGTCGGGCTTTATTATATCGGCGGACGGATATATCGTTACCAATTACCATGTGATCGAATACGCCGTCAAAAACGGCTATGAGCTGACAGTGATGATGCACGACGGCAAATCCTATCCGGCAAAAATCGTCGGCTACGAGCAGGATAATGACTTGGCCGTCATCAAGATCGATCAAACGGGCCTGAGCGCCGTTACCATCGGCAGCAGCAAGAACATGCAGGTCGGCGACCGGGTTTTTGCCGTCGGCAATCCGCTTGGCGAGCTCGATTATACGATGACGAACGGTATTGTCAGCGCGCTTGACCGCGTGATCCCAATTGACGAGGCGACGAAAATCAACATGTTTCAGATTGATGCCGCCGTCAACCCGGGCAATTCGGGCGGGCCGGTCTACAATTCAAAAGGGGAAATCATCGGCATCGTCTCGGCTAAATATGCCAGCAGCAGCGTCCCCGTGGAGGGACTGGGCTTTGCCATCCCGATTGATGACGCCATGAACATCATCACGCAGCTGATGACGACAGGCCATGTCAGCGGCAAACCGAGTATGGGCATTACCGTCAGCACCGTGACGAGCGCGGCGGCGCAGTATTACAATTGGGTTGAAGGCGCATATGTCAATTCCGTCGAGCCCGGCTCCTGCGCCGACAAAGCCGGGATCAAGGTTGGCGATATTATCACGAAGCTTGGCGACACGGCTGTAACGTCTTCCGATACGCTCAAGGCGGCGAAAAAAAATTATAAAGCCGGTGAGACGGCGAAAGTAACGATTCGACGTGAAGGAAAGGATATCACGCTGTCCATCACGTTTGACGAAGAGGGCGTGACACAAACGACCAGCGAAAACGGCTGA